The Medicago truncatula cultivar Jemalong A17 chromosome 7, MtrunA17r5.0-ANR, whole genome shotgun sequence genome includes the window aattacatgaaTGTGTTAAAAGTATTCAAACAATATCTCACTCACGAGATGGCTTCTCATCTAAAAGGTGTTGCAAAATCAACTATGTCAGATCAAATACATAAGGAGTTGTGCGAGTACAAGAGAGATAATCCTGCAACCACACAAAAAGACTTGCAGAGATGGCTTGAGGGAAAATTTCAGTTGAAAGTTAGTCAAGGAACAATATCAAACACACTTAAGCGGTCAAATGACTATCTCTCTGCTGAAATAGAAAAGGGAAGAGCGGAGATCAAAAGACACAAACCAGCAAAATATCCTGACATGGAGAAGGTTGTTTATGAGTGGTTTCTACAGCATCAAGAACGTGTGAATATCACAGGAGAATTAATTTTGCAGAAGGCAAGAGATACAATGAAACTCTTGTACCCTTATGATGATTCAGATTTTAACTTCTCTACAGGATGGCTTGGGAAATTCAAGCACCGACATGGCATAAAGTCATTTCGTCGTTTTGGCGAGAGTGGGTCTGTTGATGTACAAGACATGGAGCAGAAATTGGTATCAATTCGAGAGAAAATTGATCAGTTCCCTATGAAAGATGTTTTCAATATGGATGAAACTGGGTTGTTTTATAGGCTACAAGCTGATCGTTCACTGGCAACAAAACAACTTGAAGGaagaaaacaagataaagaaagGCTGACGGTAGTTATTTGTTGCAATGAAGATGGCTCTGAAAAAATCCCTCTATGGATTATTGGGAAATATGCAAAGCCTCGTTGCTTCAAGAATGTCAACATGAATAGCTTGGATTGTCAGTATCGAGCTAACAAAAAAACATGGATGACTAGTGTGCTTTTTGATGAATATGTTCGTTCATTTAACCAAATGATGCATGGTAGAAGAGTTCTACTTGTGGTGGATAATTGTCCAGCACATCCAAGAAATATTGAAGGGCTAAGAAACGTTGAGTTGTTCTTCTTGCCACCCAACATGACATCAAAGATTCAACCTTGCGATGCTGGGATAATAAGAGCTTTCAAGATGCATTACCATAGAAGGTTTTACCGCAAAATATTGGAAGGTTATGAGGTGGGACAATCTGATCCAGGGAAGATAAATGTCCTTGATGCTATCAATTTGGCAATCCCAGCTTGGACGATAGATGTTCGAAAAGAAACAATAGCGAATTGCTTCCGACACTGTAAAATTTGTTCAGCTAGTGACGTTGTAGGAAATTTGGATGAATCCACTTTTGATGAAGAAACTCAAGACCTCCAGACTATGATCAATCAATGTGGCTATCGTAATAAGATGGATATCGACAATCTAATGAACTACCCATGTGAAAATGAAGCATGTTCGGAGGTTCAGAGTTTAGAAGATATTGTGCGTACTATCATTGAGAACAATGCAGAGGATGACGACGAAGATGATACGGTGTCTTTGGAGCATGTTACGCGAAAGGAAGCACTTATGGCGTCAAATACTCTTCACAACTTtatgatacaatacaaaaatacaacacctCAGCTATTGGATGCAATAAGAAAAGCTAGAGATGAGCTCCAAACAGACTTGAactttaaaggaaaacaaacaactattgaatcatatttcaacaaagtgtaatatattttttttcagtttctatgaattattaatttatgattttcttgggaccgaaaattataaagggatctcccaaaaaattattatcttattattttatcgaattattcaattttttacactGGCCCAAGTCGGGACcggacaaatttattattttagagagtttattaatttaccgagtattaatttaaagagtttctaCTGTATATACAGGAACTGAGATTCGAACTCGGACACTCCAATtcttcacaattaaattgtgtgagctctaaccataagttatttaacaaaaataaaagatcatTTATGACAATTAAAGATATATAAAGAAACGTAAGTATTAacctaaaaatcaaaacaataaaaagagaaaaatagttgttcaaattgTGGTGTATGACTTATTTGGTGAAACACACAAAGTGTAGTAAACAatcctaaaatatatttttcctccaaaaaaaataaaaaaaatcttaaaagacaTTATAACGAGTGTTTAACTACACAATACGAAACCAACCTTAActaataaattacaaaataactCAAATTTAGATCAAACAAACACCCACCACAAACACAACCTAGCGTACCACATGCAAGATGCGTAactggattaaaaaaaaaaacaatggtgtttgtgtgtgtttatCAAGATCTAACACATGTCAAAACGAGAAGGCTCAGAACGGTTGAATCGATTCGAGACAAGCCCATAAACAAACATAATcacttgagatatgatgaatgACTACTACCACAAACACGATGTATCCCtaaattatcatattttattcaaattactcttttttttagtaatatgtataaaattgtattaaaattgaatattactaaaaaaaaaaaaaagagtaatttgaataaaatatgataatttaaaaactaaattgatggtctctcaaataaaattaaaaaccaaattgATAATTTACTCTTATTATATAAG containing:
- the LOC112416474 gene encoding CENP-B homolog protein 2-like; amino-acid sequence: MASHLKGVAKSTMSDQIHKELCEYKRDNPATTQKDLQRWLEGKFQLKVSQGTISNTLKRSNDYLSAEIEKGRAEIKRHKPAKYPDMEKVVYEWFLQHQERVNITGELILQKARDTMKLLYPYDDSDFNFSTGWLGKFKHRHGIKSFRRFGESGSVDVQDMEQKLVSIREKIDQFPMKDVFNMDETGLFYRLQADRSLATKQLEGRKQDKERLTVVICCNEDGSEKIPLWIIGKYAKPRCFKNVNMNSLDCQYRANKKTWMTSVLFDEYVRSFNQMMHGRRVLLVVDNCPAHPRNIEGLRNVELFFLPPNMTSKIQPCDAGIIRAFKMHYHRRFYRKILEGYEVGQSDPGKINVLDAINLAIPAWTIDVRKETIANCFRHCKICSASDVVGNLDESTFDEETQDLQTMINQCGYRNKMDIDNLMNYPCENEACSEVQSLEDIVRTIIENNAEDDDEDDTVSLEHVTRKEALMAN